The Chryseobacterium sp. 52 genome includes a region encoding these proteins:
- a CDS encoding GLPGLI family protein: MNKLILLLFPLLLSAQTHRFIYQFQYKSDSLAKEFAKENMILDINPDDVKFYPYSYAETDSLNIIRGQNRTRWDDHLPAIIRKKNSFENTSLILINYFFSLKSTDKMTWKLLNDTKVDGQYKLQKATTTFGGRNWIAWFSKDVALSEGPYKFRGLPGLIFEIEDDKKNYIFKLSKSMKLPKTYEAKFLESFLGRKPIPVTEKIIAKKQLELYNDPLQDIAESFKSNTNPENTFYVLGVQIKSIDQLKGMSDERRKAMLRENNPIEIDKALRYPLY; this comes from the coding sequence TATAAATCAGATTCACTGGCAAAAGAATTTGCTAAAGAAAATATGATTTTGGATATCAATCCTGATGATGTCAAATTTTATCCTTACTCTTATGCCGAAACGGATTCTTTAAATATTATTCGGGGGCAAAACAGAACAAGATGGGACGATCATCTTCCGGCGATTATCAGAAAAAAGAACTCTTTTGAAAATACGTCATTGATTTTGATAAACTATTTTTTCTCTCTGAAGTCTACAGATAAAATGACGTGGAAACTTCTAAATGATACAAAAGTTGACGGTCAGTATAAATTACAAAAAGCAACAACAACTTTCGGAGGAAGAAATTGGATTGCTTGGTTTTCCAAAGATGTGGCTCTGAGCGAAGGTCCTTATAAATTTCGGGGACTTCCCGGGCTGATTTTCGAGATTGAAGATGACAAGAAGAACTATATTTTTAAACTCTCAAAAAGTATGAAGCTTCCTAAAACCTATGAAGCGAAGTTTCTTGAAAGTTTTCTTGGCCGAAAACCAATTCCTGTTACAGAGAAAATCATAGCTAAGAAACAATTAGAACTTTACAATGATCCCTTACAGGATATTGCTGAATCATTTAAGTCCAATACCAATCCTGAAAATACATTTTACGTGCTCGGAGTCCAGATAAAAAGTATAGATCAGCTTAAAGGAATGTCTGATGAACGAAGGAAAGCAATGCTTCGGGAAAACAATCCTATCGAAATTGATAAAGCCCTAAGATATCCTTTATATTAA